The proteins below are encoded in one region of Streptomyces roseirectus:
- a CDS encoding MGMT family protein → MSEQSLPDDARAEYTDELPAYAERVLDVAELIPPGRVMTYGDVAEWLQEGGPRQVGRVMALYGGAVPWWRVVRADGALLPGHELRALEHYRAEGTPLKGASAAAQGHLPRLDMKRARWDGGAEGHT, encoded by the coding sequence ATGAGCGAGCAGAGCCTTCCCGACGACGCCCGCGCGGAGTACACCGACGAGCTGCCCGCGTACGCCGAGCGGGTCCTCGACGTCGCCGAGCTGATCCCGCCGGGCCGGGTCATGACCTACGGCGACGTCGCCGAATGGCTCCAGGAGGGCGGCCCCCGGCAGGTGGGACGGGTCATGGCGCTCTACGGGGGCGCCGTCCCCTGGTGGCGCGTCGTGCGCGCGGACGGCGCGCTGCTGCCCGGACACGAGCTGCGGGCCCTGGAGCACTACCGCGCGGAGGGCACGCCCCTCAAGGGCGCGAGCGCCGCCGCCCAGGGGCATCTGCCGCGCCTCGACATGAAGCGGGCGCGCTGGGACGGCGGCGCGGAGGGTCACACCTGA
- a CDS encoding lysylphosphatidylglycerol synthase domain-containing protein: MKQQGVHSDDAEGTSDGASRPDPAEPPARDGSAAYEEYAHVDEVEGDEPLLPARVHRPSDLMRLLVGVLAVVVLLAIAAFAHGTTSGLEQDINKGTGQAPDLLIKIAGLASSIAILLVPVAFAIERLIKRDGLRIADGVLAAVLAHGVTLATDLWVAKAAPDSIREALTQPSPGDIHALTDPVHGYLAPVIAYMSAVGMSRRPRWRAVLWIVLLLDALSMLVTGYTTPFSIILTVLIGWSVAYGTLYAVGSPNVRPTGRTLMAGLRTVGFRPVSAARVEASESGYSDRGRRYFVTLEDGAPLDVTVVDREQQAQGFFYRAWRNLALRGFATRSSLQSLRQALEQEALLAYAAIAAGANAPKLIATSELGPDAVMLVYEHTGGRTLDSLADADITDEVLHNAWHQVRALQSRRIAHRRLAGDAILVDRSGTVILTDLRGGEIAASSLLLLMDVAQLVTTLGLRVGAERAVASAVSVLGPDAVADCLPMLQPIALTRSTRATLRRLARERAQRERDAVLEASRQAKQARPEAAEEPEAVSSGKAAKKTLKAEARAEKRAIDEALDEAREDDLLTQIRHEVLLIRPQAPVEPARLERVRPRTLLSFMAGALGAYFLLTQLTHIEFGPLISNAEWGWVAAAVAFSALSYVAAAMSLLGFVPERVPFPRTVAAQVAGSFVKIVAPAAVGGVALNTRFLQRQGVRPGLAVASVGASQLFGLGCHIVMLLSFGYLTGIEKTPSLTPSRTVIAGLLTVAVLVLVVTSVPFLRKFVATRVRSLFAGVVPRMLDILQRPQKLVTGIGGMLLLTACFVMCLDASIRAFGDETTSISLASVAVVFLAGNALGSAAPTPGGVGAVEATLTVGLIAVGLPKEVAAPAVLLFRLLTLWLPVLPGWLAFNHLSRKGAL, from the coding sequence ATGAAGCAGCAGGGTGTGCATTCCGACGACGCGGAGGGCACCTCTGACGGCGCGTCGCGCCCGGACCCGGCCGAACCGCCCGCGCGCGACGGCTCGGCGGCGTACGAGGAGTACGCGCACGTGGACGAGGTGGAGGGCGACGAACCGCTGCTCCCCGCGCGCGTGCACCGCCCCTCCGACCTCATGCGGCTCCTGGTGGGCGTGCTCGCGGTCGTGGTGCTCCTGGCGATCGCCGCGTTCGCGCACGGCACCACCTCGGGCCTGGAACAGGACATCAACAAGGGCACCGGGCAGGCGCCCGACCTGCTCATCAAGATCGCGGGGCTGGCGTCCAGCATCGCGATCCTCCTGGTGCCGGTCGCGTTCGCGATCGAGCGGCTGATCAAGCGCGACGGGCTGCGCATCGCCGACGGCGTCCTGGCGGCCGTCCTCGCGCACGGCGTGACGCTCGCCACGGACCTGTGGGTCGCCAAGGCGGCCCCGGACTCCATCCGGGAGGCGCTGACCCAGCCCTCCCCCGGTGACATCCACGCCCTCACCGACCCGGTGCACGGCTACCTCGCGCCCGTGATCGCGTACATGTCGGCCGTCGGGATGTCCCGGCGTCCGCGCTGGCGCGCGGTGCTGTGGATCGTGCTGCTGCTCGACGCGCTGTCGATGCTGGTCACCGGCTACACGACGCCCTTCTCGATCATCCTGACGGTGCTGATCGGCTGGAGCGTCGCCTACGGCACGCTGTACGCGGTCGGCTCCCCGAACGTCCGGCCCACCGGGCGCACGCTGATGGCGGGCCTGCGGACGGTCGGTTTCCGCCCGGTGAGTGCGGCGCGCGTGGAGGCGTCGGAGTCCGGCTACAGCGACCGGGGGCGGCGCTACTTCGTCACCCTGGAGGACGGCGCGCCGCTGGACGTCACCGTGGTCGACCGGGAGCAGCAGGCGCAGGGGTTCTTCTACCGCGCGTGGCGCAACCTCGCGCTGCGCGGCTTCGCGACCCGCTCCAGCCTCCAGTCGCTGCGGCAGGCGCTGGAGCAGGAGGCGCTGCTGGCGTACGCGGCGATCGCGGCCGGCGCCAACGCGCCCAAGCTGATCGCGACGTCCGAGCTGGGTCCGGACGCCGTGATGCTCGTCTACGAGCACACCGGCGGACGCACGCTGGACTCACTGGCGGACGCGGACATCACCGACGAGGTCCTGCACAACGCCTGGCACCAGGTGCGCGCGCTCCAGTCGCGGCGGATCGCGCACCGCAGGCTGGCGGGAGACGCGATCCTGGTGGATCGTTCCGGCACGGTGATCCTCACCGACCTGCGGGGCGGCGAGATCGCGGCGAGTTCCCTGCTGCTGCTCATGGACGTCGCCCAGTTGGTGACGACCCTGGGGCTGCGCGTGGGCGCCGAGCGGGCGGTCGCCTCGGCGGTGAGCGTGCTCGGTCCGGACGCGGTCGCCGACTGTCTGCCGATGCTCCAGCCGATCGCGCTGACGCGCTCCACGCGCGCGACGCTGCGCAGGCTCGCCCGGGAACGGGCGCAGCGCGAGCGGGACGCGGTGCTGGAGGCGTCCAGGCAGGCCAAGCAGGCCCGTCCGGAGGCCGCGGAGGAGCCGGAGGCGGTCTCGTCCGGGAAGGCCGCCAAAAAGACGCTCAAGGCCGAGGCACGGGCCGAGAAGCGGGCGATCGACGAGGCGCTGGACGAGGCCCGCGAGGACGACCTGCTCACCCAGATCCGGCACGAGGTGCTGCTCATCCGCCCGCAGGCGCCGGTCGAACCGGCCCGCCTGGAACGCGTGCGCCCGCGCACGTTGCTGAGTTTCATGGCCGGCGCCCTGGGCGCCTACTTCCTGCTGACGCAGCTCACCCACATCGAGTTCGGCCCGCTGATCTCCAACGCGGAGTGGGGCTGGGTGGCCGCCGCGGTGGCGTTCTCGGCGCTCAGCTACGTCGCGGCGGCCATGAGCCTGCTGGGGTTCGTGCCGGAGCGCGTGCCGTTCCCGCGGACCGTCGCGGCGCAGGTCGCCGGGTCCTTCGTGAAGATCGTCGCGCCGGCCGCGGTCGGCGGGGTCGCCCTCAACACGCGGTTCCTGCAGCGCCAGGGGGTGCGGCCGGGGCTCGCGGTGGCCAGCGTGGGCGCCTCGCAGCTCTTCGGGCTCGGCTGCCACATCGTGATGCTGCTGTCCTTCGGCTACCTCACCGGCATCGAGAAGACGCCGTCCCTGACACCGTCCCGGACAGTCATCGCCGGGCTCCTCACGGTCGCCGTGCTCGTCCTGGTGGTCACGTCGGTGCCGTTCCTGCGGAAGTTCGTCGCCACGCGCGTGCGGTCGCTGTTCGCCGGGGTCGTGCCGCGCATGCTGGACATCCTCCAGCGGCCCCAGAAGCTCGTCACCGGCATCGGCGGCATGCTGCTGCTCACCGCCTGCTTCGTGATGTGCCTGGACGCCTCCATCCGCGCGTTCGGCGACGAGACGACCTCCATCAGCCTCGCCAGCGTCGCCGTCGTCTTCCTGGCGGGCAACGCGCTGGGCTCCGCCGCGCCCACGCCGGGCGGTGTCGGCGCCGTGGAGGCCACCCTGACCGTCGGCCTCATCGCCGTCGGCCTCCCCAAGGAGGTCGCCGCCCCGGCCGTCCTCCTCTTCCGCCTCCTCACCCTCTGGCTCCCCGTTCTCCCGGGCTGGCTGGCCTTCAACCACCTGAGCCGGAAGGGCGCGCTCTAG
- a CDS encoding alpha/beta hydrolase: MGRMAKRSVVMVSVSAAVLLSSLATGCGGGSGEEEPAGQKLGWKECPAPSEAEGGGSAPSPLPNDGTWQCATMKAPLDWSKPDGDTIGIALIRARASGDEGKRIGSLVFNFGGPGGSGVTALPSFGADYEKLRTRYDLVSFDPRGVGRSAGVRCENDQQLDAYFQQDTTPDDATERAALLANTREFNAACAKNSGKTLPYVRTTDAARDMDLMRQVLGDDKLYYFGISYSTELGGVYAHLFPKNVGRAVFDAVVDPTQTSEQGSLGQAKGFQLALDNYADNCVSQTEDCPVGDSARDVKDRITKLLKDLDAKPLPGSFPRVLTQTAATNGIAQALYSKDFWEYLTEGLEQAYDGDGRTLMLLSDLMNGRSANGEYSNMAAANTAVNCADDKPRYTPADVERRLPEFRAASPVFGDFLAWGMVSCTGWAVPGAADHPDVRAPDAAPILVVGNTGDPATPYEGAHRMAEALGEGVGVELTYKGQGHGAYDSKDKCVQEAVNGYLLDGKAPATKTVCPR; this comes from the coding sequence ATGGGGCGTATGGCGAAACGTTCCGTCGTGATGGTCTCCGTCTCCGCTGCCGTGCTGCTGTCGTCGCTGGCGACGGGATGCGGGGGCGGTTCCGGGGAGGAGGAGCCGGCGGGGCAGAAGCTGGGGTGGAAGGAGTGTCCGGCGCCGTCGGAGGCGGAGGGCGGCGGGAGCGCGCCGTCGCCGTTGCCGAACGACGGGACATGGCAGTGCGCGACGATGAAGGCGCCCCTGGACTGGTCGAAGCCCGACGGGGACACGATCGGCATCGCGTTGATCCGCGCGCGGGCGAGCGGTGACGAGGGGAAGCGGATCGGGTCCCTGGTGTTCAACTTCGGCGGCCCCGGCGGCTCGGGCGTCACCGCCCTGCCGTCGTTCGGCGCGGACTACGAGAAGCTGCGCACCCGGTACGACCTGGTCAGCTTCGACCCGCGCGGGGTGGGCCGCAGCGCCGGGGTGAGGTGCGAGAACGACCAGCAACTGGACGCGTACTTCCAGCAGGACACGACCCCGGACGACGCGACGGAGCGCGCGGCGCTGCTGGCGAACACCAGGGAGTTCAACGCGGCCTGCGCGAAGAACTCCGGGAAGACGCTGCCGTACGTGCGCACCACCGACGCGGCCCGGGACATGGACCTGATGCGGCAGGTCCTGGGCGACGACAAGCTGTACTACTTCGGCATCTCCTACAGCACCGAACTGGGCGGCGTGTACGCGCACCTGTTCCCGAAGAACGTGGGCCGCGCTGTCTTCGACGCGGTCGTCGACCCGACGCAGACGTCCGAACAGGGCTCCCTGGGCCAGGCGAAGGGCTTCCAGCTCGCCCTGGACAACTACGCCGACAACTGCGTCTCCCAGACGGAGGACTGCCCCGTCGGAGACAGCGCGCGGGACGTGAAGGACCGGATCACAAAGCTCCTGAAGGACCTGGACGCGAAGCCGCTGCCGGGCAGTTTCCCGCGCGTGCTGACGCAGACCGCCGCGACCAACGGCATCGCGCAGGCGCTGTACTCGAAGGACTTCTGGGAGTACCTGACGGAGGGCCTGGAGCAGGCGTACGACGGCGACGGCAGGACACTGATGCTGCTGTCCGACCTGATGAACGGCCGCAGCGCGAACGGCGAGTACAGCAACATGGCCGCCGCCAACACGGCCGTCAACTGCGCCGACGACAAGCCCCGCTACACCCCGGCCGACGTCGAGCGCAGGCTCCCGGAGTTCCGCGCCGCCTCTCCCGTCTTCGGGGACTTCCTCGCCTGGGGCATGGTCAGCTGCACCGGCTGGGCCGTCCCCGGCGCCGCCGACCACCCCGACGTGCGCGCGCCCGATGCGGCCCCGATCCTCGTCGTCGGCAACACCGGCGACCCGGCGACGCCGTACGAGGGAGCCCACAGGATGGCGGAGGCGCTGGGCGAGGGCGTCGGGGTCGAGCTGACGTACAAGGGCCAGGGCCACGGCGCCTACGACAGCAAGGACAAGTGCGTGCAGGAAGCGGTGAACGGCTACCTGCTGGACGGGAAGGCGCCGGCGACCAAAACCGTCTGCCCCCGCTGA
- a CDS encoding alpha/beta hydrolase: MARFVRWAAWGAVVALVVAGCSSGSSKGGSDGGGKAAGQSLTDQKLDWKRCAGGSAPGAVWQCATMKAPLDWSKPEGRTIDVGLVRARSSGAASERIGSLLFNFGGPGASGVDTLPSFGSTMASLRERYDLVSFDPRGVGRSEGVRCRSDREIAAAETVDSTPDTPQEERAYFQDAAGFGRGCAKAAGDLLSHVSTTDTARDMDLMRQVLGDTKTHYFGISYGTELGGVYAHLFPGNVGRLVLDAVVDPTADAVGHARNQARGFQLALDNYLRSTGQDPEAGTRRIADLLARLDADALPASSGRRLTQTLAVTGIVTPLYSESSWPSLTRALEEAEGGDGSGLLALADAYNERDSSGRYGTTTHSQRVISCLDDKQRPTADEIRETLPEFERISPVFGPYLAWDTAGWCHDWPVSGQHDTPEVSAPGAAPILLVGNTGDPATPYEGARRMADELGKGVGVLLTWRGEGHGAYGSGSDCVDSVVDAYLLDGTVPDDGKVCS, encoded by the coding sequence ATGGCGCGATTCGTACGGTGGGCCGCGTGGGGAGCGGTCGTGGCGCTGGTGGTGGCGGGGTGCTCTTCGGGGTCGTCGAAGGGCGGTTCGGACGGCGGCGGGAAGGCCGCCGGGCAGTCGCTGACGGACCAGAAGCTCGACTGGAAGCGCTGCGCGGGAGGTTCGGCGCCGGGGGCCGTGTGGCAGTGCGCGACGATGAAGGCGCCGCTGGACTGGTCGAAGCCCGAGGGGCGGACGATCGATGTGGGGCTCGTGCGCGCCAGATCGAGCGGGGCGGCGAGCGAGCGGATCGGGTCGCTGCTGTTCAACTTCGGCGGTCCGGGCGCCTCCGGCGTCGACACCTTGCCGTCGTTCGGCTCCACGATGGCCTCGCTGCGCGAGCGCTACGACCTGGTGAGTTTCGATCCGCGCGGGGTCGGCCGCAGCGAAGGCGTGCGCTGCCGGAGCGACCGGGAGATCGCCGCCGCCGAGACCGTGGACTCCACTCCGGACACCCCTCAGGAGGAGCGGGCGTACTTCCAGGACGCCGCCGGTTTCGGCCGGGGCTGCGCGAAAGCGGCCGGTGACCTGTTGTCCCACGTGTCGACGACCGACACGGCCCGCGACATGGACCTGATGCGCCAGGTGCTGGGCGACACGAAGACGCACTACTTCGGCATCTCGTACGGCACCGAACTGGGCGGCGTCTACGCCCACCTGTTCCCGGGGAACGTGGGGCGGCTGGTCCTGGACGCGGTGGTGGACCCGACCGCCGACGCGGTGGGCCACGCCCGCAACCAGGCGCGGGGCTTCCAACTGGCGCTCGACAACTACCTGAGGTCGACCGGCCAGGACCCGGAGGCGGGCACCCGGAGGATCGCGGACCTGCTGGCGCGCCTGGACGCGGACGCGCTGCCGGCGTCGTCCGGCCGCAGGCTCACGCAGACGCTCGCGGTCACCGGCATCGTCACGCCGCTCTACAGCGAGTCGAGCTGGCCGAGCCTCACCCGCGCCCTGGAGGAGGCCGAGGGCGGCGACGGCTCGGGGCTGCTGGCGCTGGCCGACGCCTACAACGAGCGTGACTCCTCGGGGCGTTACGGCACGACGACGCACTCCCAGCGGGTCATATCGTGCCTGGACGACAAGCAGCGCCCGACGGCGGACGAGATCCGCGAGACGCTTCCGGAGTTCGAGCGGATCTCCCCGGTCTTCGGCCCCTACCTCGCCTGGGACACGGCCGGCTGGTGCCACGACTGGCCCGTGTCCGGCCAGCACGACACTCCGGAGGTGAGCGCCCCGGGGGCGGCCCCGATCCTGCTGGTCGGCAACACGGGCGACCCGGCGACGCCGTACGAGGGCGCGCGCAGGATGGCCGACGAGCTGGGCAAGGGCGTCGGGGTGCTCCTCACGTGGCGGGGCGAGGGCCATGGCGCGTACGGCAGCGGCAGCGACTGCGTCGACTCGGTGGTGGACGCCTACCTGCTGGACGGCACGGTCCCGGACGACGGAAAGGTCTGCTCATGA
- the moeZ gene encoding adenylyltransferase/sulfurtransferase MoeZ produces the protein MSLPPLVEPAAELTVDEVRRYSRHLIIPDVGMAGQKRLKNAKVLCVGAGGLGSPALMYLAAAGVGTLGIVEFDEVDESNLQRQIIHSQADIGRSKAESARDSVLGINPYVNVILHEERLEAENVMDIFSQYDLIVDGTDNFATRYLVNDACVLLNKPYVWGSIYRFDGQASVFWSEHGPCYRCLYPEPPPPGMVPSCAEGGVLGVLCASIGSIQVTEAIKVLTGTGEPLVGRLMIYDALEMQYRQVKVRKDPNCAVCGENPTVTELIDYEAFCGVVSEEAQEAALGSTITAKQLKEWIDDGENIEIIDVREQNEYEIVSIPGAKLIPKNEFLLGTALESLPQDKKIVLHCKTGVRSAEVLAVLKSAGFSDAVHVGGGVIGWVNQIEPDKPVY, from the coding sequence GTGTCGCTGCCACCCCTGGTCGAGCCGGCTGCCGAGCTCACCGTAGACGAGGTCCGCAGGTACTCCCGCCACCTGATCATCCCCGACGTGGGCATGGCCGGGCAGAAGCGGCTGAAGAACGCGAAGGTGCTCTGTGTCGGCGCCGGCGGCCTGGGCTCGCCGGCGCTGATGTACCTGGCCGCGGCCGGCGTCGGTACCCTGGGCATCGTGGAGTTCGACGAGGTCGACGAGTCCAACCTCCAGCGGCAGATCATCCACAGCCAGGCCGACATCGGCCGCTCCAAGGCCGAGTCCGCGCGCGACTCCGTCCTCGGCATCAACCCGTACGTGAACGTGATCCTGCACGAGGAACGGCTCGAAGCCGAGAACGTGATGGACATCTTCAGCCAGTACGACCTGATCGTCGACGGCACCGACAACTTCGCGACCCGCTACCTGGTCAACGACGCGTGCGTGCTGCTCAACAAGCCGTACGTGTGGGGCTCCATCTACCGCTTCGACGGCCAGGCGTCGGTCTTCTGGTCCGAGCACGGCCCCTGCTACCGCTGCCTCTACCCGGAGCCCCCGCCCCCCGGCATGGTCCCCTCCTGCGCCGAGGGCGGCGTCCTGGGCGTGCTGTGCGCGTCCATCGGCTCCATCCAGGTCACCGAGGCCATCAAGGTCCTCACCGGCACCGGTGAGCCCCTGGTCGGCCGCCTGATGATCTACGACGCCCTGGAGATGCAGTACCGCCAGGTCAAGGTCCGCAAGGACCCGAACTGCGCGGTGTGCGGCGAGAACCCGACGGTCACCGAGCTCATCGACTACGAGGCGTTCTGCGGTGTCGTCTCCGAGGAGGCCCAGGAGGCCGCCCTCGGCTCGACGATCACCGCGAAGCAGCTCAAGGAGTGGATCGACGACGGCGAGAACATCGAGATCATCGACGTCCGCGAGCAGAACGAGTACGAGATCGTCTCCATCCCGGGCGCCAAGCTGATCCCGAAGAACGAGTTCCTGCTCGGCACCGCCCTGGAGTCCCTGCCCCAGGACAAGAAGATCGTCCTGCATTGCAAGACGGGTGTCCGCAGTGCGGAAGTCCTCGCCGTCCTGAAGTCCGCGGGCTTCTCCGACGCCGTCCACGTCGGCGGCGGCGTCATCGGCTGGGTCAACCAGATCGAACCGGACAAGCCGGTCTACTGA
- a CDS encoding spherulation-specific family 4 protein, translating into MPHVTGASTGVRTGFGVPGFAHPLLAPGEWGELARPGTPLHWAVLDVSDGPGVRPDPHCLEAAGRLRNAGVRVLGRLDAAHGARARGELLDDAGRYASWYRVDGFLLDRCPAERAGLAATGRTADALREFADDAHLVLGHGTHPHPGYAEHGDQLVTFRGSWSDYRWSQVAEWTAEHPAERFCHFVHGVPRTHLEEALRIARWQGAATIWFTDRSARGGLDDPWATLPGYWDEIVSRIGTGVSE; encoded by the coding sequence GTGCCGCATGTGACCGGGGCGAGCACCGGGGTACGCACCGGCTTCGGCGTCCCCGGGTTCGCGCACCCGCTGCTGGCCCCGGGCGAGTGGGGCGAACTCGCCCGCCCGGGCACGCCGTTGCACTGGGCCGTCCTGGACGTCTCCGACGGCCCCGGTGTCCGCCCCGACCCGCACTGTCTGGAGGCCGCCGGACGGCTGCGCAACGCGGGCGTACGCGTCCTGGGCCGGCTCGACGCCGCGCACGGCGCACGCGCGCGGGGCGAACTCCTGGACGACGCGGGCCGCTACGCGAGCTGGTACCGGGTCGACGGCTTCCTCCTGGACCGCTGCCCCGCCGAACGCGCCGGACTCGCCGCCACGGGGCGCACGGCCGACGCCCTGCGGGAGTTCGCCGACGACGCCCACCTGGTCCTCGGCCACGGCACCCACCCGCACCCCGGATACGCCGAACACGGCGACCAGTTGGTGACCTTCCGCGGCTCCTGGAGCGACTACCGCTGGTCGCAGGTGGCGGAGTGGACGGCGGAGCATCCCGCGGAGCGCTTCTGCCACTTCGTGCACGGAGTGCCCCGCACGCACCTGGAGGAGGCCCTGCGCATCGCCCGCTGGCAGGGCGCGGCGACCATCTGGTTCACCGACCGTTCCGCGCGCGGGGGCCTGGACGACCCCTGGGCGACCCTGCCCGGCTACTGGGACGAGATCGTCTCGCGGATCGGAACGGGTGTCTCGGAATGA
- a CDS encoding NAD-dependent epimerase/dehydratase family protein, producing the protein MRVLLIGANGYLGRFVADRLLADPAAQLTALGRGDDADVRFDLATGSPGALTRFLDAVHPQVVINCAGATRGGAKDLIRHNTVAVATVCEALRRSGCGARLVQIGCGAEYGPSQPGSSTAEDAVPRPGGPYGVSKLAATELVLGSGLDAVVLRVFSPAGPGTPAGSPLGRLAEAMRRAMQAGDGELKLAGLGAQRDFVDVRDVARAVHAAALSAAQGVINIGSGRAVRLRDAAATLARVAGYAGALHELDVPPGPMRAAIGHPRHEHDHAAPVAYPYPDGCGSWQQADVRTARDRLGWRPRINLEESLADIWMEAACRM; encoded by the coding sequence ATGAGGGTTCTGCTGATCGGAGCCAACGGATACCTCGGCCGGTTCGTCGCCGACCGCCTGCTCGCCGACCCGGCGGCCCAGCTCACCGCGCTCGGGCGGGGCGACGACGCCGACGTCCGGTTCGACCTCGCGACCGGCAGCCCGGGGGCGCTGACGCGCTTCCTGGACGCGGTCCACCCGCAGGTCGTCATCAACTGCGCCGGCGCCACGCGCGGCGGCGCGAAGGACCTGATCCGGCACAACACGGTCGCCGTCGCCACGGTCTGCGAGGCGCTGCGGCGCAGCGGCTGCGGCGCGCGCCTGGTGCAGATCGGCTGCGGCGCCGAGTACGGCCCGAGCCAGCCGGGCTCCTCGACGGCCGAGGACGCCGTCCCGCGCCCCGGCGGCCCGTACGGCGTCAGCAAGCTCGCCGCGACGGAACTCGTCCTCGGCTCCGGCCTGGACGCGGTCGTGCTGCGGGTGTTCTCCCCGGCCGGCCCCGGCACCCCGGCGGGCAGCCCGCTGGGCCGCCTCGCGGAGGCCATGCGCCGCGCGATGCAGGCCGGCGACGGCGAGCTGAAGCTCGCGGGGCTCGGCGCGCAGCGCGACTTCGTCGACGTCCGGGACGTCGCCCGCGCGGTGCACGCCGCCGCGCTGTCGGCCGCCCAGGGCGTCATCAACATCGGCTCGGGCCGCGCGGTGCGCCTGCGGGACGCCGCCGCGACCCTCGCGCGCGTGGCCGGGTACGCGGGCGCGCTGCACGAACTCGACGTCCCCCCGGGGCCGATGCGGGCGGCCATCGGCCACCCCCGGCACGAGCACGACCACGCGGCGCCCGTCGCGTACCCGTACCCGGACGGCTGCGGGAGCTGGCAGCAGGCCGACGTGCGCACCGCGCGCGACCGGCTCGGCTGGCGGCCCCGGATCAACCTGGAGGAGTCCCTGGCGGACATCTGGATGGAGGCGGCGTGCCGCATGTGA
- a CDS encoding DUF3492 domain-containing protein → MRIGLLTEGGYPYVSGDAGLWCDRLVRGLGQHEFDVYALRRSGRPHDTGWAALPPQVVGVRTAPLEPARDDGVVHGRRARGRFTQAYGDLVATLCAATPSTTEADRFGNALYSLAELARDDGGLAGALRSERAVRALERACRAPGARPEAREARVPELLAVADHLERALRPLSLPWYEEHALGAVDLCHATSGGPAALPGLLARHFFGVPLVVTEYGVRLRTHYLESSGSAGGAGSAGQGAGDSEAGVPGGAVPGGGGAGGGGAATPVRALLAAFHGRLATEVYRRAARITPGNAHARRWQERCGAAPAKLRTVHPGLDAAPFAEVGEGPDRADPRTLVWVGRIEPAKDLVALLHAFAEVRRQEPGTRLRVVGAPADAEGAAYLGHCRALAAQLFPDEAPGSYAVGDNPVSFEELGGPELPGAADAYAAGAVVVLSSVVEGFPDGLVEAMLCGRATVSTDVGAVVEAIGGTGLVVPPRNPRALAEACVALLRDPERRARLGAAARARALELFTAEQNIASFDAIYLDVVSRCPVRRVLVDEEGEPLPFGMPAEAHLAGRWTGRRVPGWAADSVPVGVGAGAPSVPVAEVAR, encoded by the coding sequence GTGCGCATCGGACTGCTGACGGAGGGTGGCTATCCGTACGTGAGCGGTGACGCCGGACTCTGGTGCGACCGGCTCGTGCGCGGGCTCGGGCAGCACGAGTTCGACGTCTACGCGCTGCGCCGCTCCGGCCGCCCGCACGACACCGGCTGGGCCGCGCTCCCCCCGCAGGTCGTGGGCGTCCGTACGGCCCCCCTGGAGCCCGCGCGGGACGACGGCGTCGTCCACGGCCGCCGCGCCCGCGGGCGCTTCACGCAGGCGTACGGCGACCTGGTCGCCACCCTCTGCGCGGCGACCCCCTCCACCACTGAGGCGGACCGTTTCGGCAACGCGCTGTACTCCCTCGCCGAACTCGCCCGCGACGACGGCGGACTGGCCGGCGCGCTCCGCTCGGAGCGGGCCGTGCGCGCCCTGGAACGCGCCTGTCGCGCGCCGGGAGCCCGGCCGGAGGCGCGCGAGGCGCGCGTCCCCGAACTGCTCGCCGTCGCGGACCACCTGGAGCGCGCCCTGCGCCCCCTGTCGCTGCCCTGGTACGAGGAGCACGCGCTCGGCGCGGTGGACCTGTGCCACGCCACCTCCGGGGGCCCTGCGGCCCTTCCAGGGCTCCTCGCGCGGCACTTCTTCGGGGTGCCGCTCGTGGTCACCGAGTACGGGGTGCGGCTGCGTACGCACTACCTCGAAAGCTCGGGGAGCGCGGGCGGGGCCGGGAGCGCCGGTCAGGGCGCCGGGGACAGCGAGGCCGGCGTGCCGGGCGGGGCTGTGCCTGGCGGGGGTGGGGCCGGCGGGGGTGGGGCCGCGACGCCCGTACGCGCCCTCCTGGCGGCCTTCCACGGGCGGCTGGCCACCGAGGTGTACCGGCGGGCCGCCCGGATCACGCCCGGCAACGCGCACGCGCGCCGCTGGCAGGAGCGGTGCGGCGCCGCGCCGGCCAAGCTGCGCACCGTCCACCCCGGCCTGGACGCCGCCCCCTTCGCCGAGGTCGGCGAGGGCCCCGACCGCGCCGATCCGCGCACGCTCGTCTGGGTCGGCCGGATCGAGCCCGCCAAGGACCTCGTCGCCCTCCTGCACGCCTTCGCCGAGGTCCGCCGGCAGGAGCCCGGCACCCGGCTGCGCGTCGTCGGCGCGCCCGCCGACGCCGAGGGCGCGGCCTACCTCGGCCACTGCCGCGCGCTCGCCGCCCAGCTCTTCCCCGACGAGGCCCCCGGCTCCTATGCCGTCGGCGACAACCCGGTCTCCTTCGAGGAACTGGGCGGACCCGAACTCCCGGGCGCCGCCGACGCGTACGCGGCAGGCGCGGTCGTCGTCCTGTCCAGCGTCGTCGAAGGGTTTCCCGACGGGCTCGTCGAGGCCATGCTCTGCGGACGCGCCACCGTCTCCACCGACGTCGGCGCCGTCGTCGAGGCGATAGGCGGCACCGGGCTCGTCGTGCCGCCGCGCAACCCGAGGGCGCTCGCCGAGGCGTGCGTCGCGCTCCTGCGCGACCCCGAGCGCCGTGCACGCCTCGGAGCGGCGGCGCGCGCCCGTGCGCTGGAACTGTTCACGGCCGAACAGAACATCGCCTCCTTCGACGCGATCTACCTGGACGTCGTCTCGCGGTGTCCCGTCCGGCGCGTCCTGGTCGACGAGGAGGGCGAGCCGCTGCCGTTCGGGATGCCCGCCGAGGCGCATCTGGCGGGGCGGTGGACGGGGCGCCGGGTGCCGGGATGGGCTGCCGACTCGGTGCCCGTCGGGGTAGGCGCGGGCGCGCCTTCGGTTCCGGTGGCGGAGGTGGCCCGGTGA